The following proteins are co-located in the Flectobacillus major DSM 103 genome:
- a CDS encoding SMI1/KNR4 family protein: MKELFEQLKNLGWQDEDIPLASEPEIEKVEKELGITFPIAYKTFAKEYLNIGLRGVQFLPFNSSEPMYLINELNNARTYFELPNHLIPFINNNDDYYCFDLKSNIPDYKVAYWSHNGTTNEKWDNFLDWMEKCLIGEYLQNKSKYDFE; encoded by the coding sequence ATGAAAGAACTTTTTGAACAATTGAAAAATTTGGGTTGGCAAGATGAAGATATACCGTTAGCATCAGAACCCGAAATAGAAAAAGTAGAAAAGGAATTAGGAATTACTTTTCCTATAGCATATAAGACTTTTGCAAAAGAATATCTTAATATAGGATTAAGAGGGGTTCAGTTTTTACCATTTAATTCATCTGAACCGATGTATCTCATCAATGAATTAAACAATGCTAGAACGTATTTTGAGTTACCTAATCATCTAATTCCTTTTATTAATAACAACGATGATTATTATTGTTTCGATTTAAAAAGTAATATCCCAGATTATAAAGTAGCGTATTGGTCTCATAATGGAACAACAAATGAAAAATGGGATAACTTCTTAGATTGGATGGAAAAATGCTTAATTGGTGAATATCTTCAAAATAAATCAAAGTATGATTTTGAATAA
- a CDS encoding HNH/ENDO VII family nuclease translates to MTAAGAGGFVAGAVGGLAGSAASSPIQGFGNAAYFHDSYAISDFGRDLLIGGAMGGVINGAIAGFNGKNFWSGNSPKIENIANIKWSIDKFNDATDGSIDVTKSPKLEIGQYKQDLKYWSPKQKIGDFEVFQSDRIFELTDKNIYKMLNGYAPTGIDGKSIALHHALQSDKAALIEVTRTMHEQSSRILHINPNSIGSGINRAAFDIYRSTYWHIRALELIRTQNLSHIKIK, encoded by the coding sequence TTGACAGCTGCTGGGGCTGGTGGTTTTGTAGCTGGTGCTGTAGGTGGGTTAGCTGGTAGTGCGGCAAGTAGTCCTATTCAAGGGTTTGGTAATGCCGCCTATTTTCATGACTCATACGCTATAAGCGACTTTGGGAGAGATTTGCTCATCGGAGGAGCTATGGGTGGTGTCATTAATGGGGCTATTGCTGGCTTTAATGGAAAAAACTTCTGGAGTGGAAATTCTCCTAAAATAGAAAATATTGCAAACATAAAATGGTCAATTGATAAGTTTAACGATGCTACAGACGGAAGTATTGATGTAACGAAGTCTCCCAAACTTGAAATAGGGCAATATAAACAAGACTTAAAGTATTGGAGTCCTAAACAAAAAATAGGGGATTTTGAGGTTTTCCAAAGCGATAGAATATTTGAACTCACAGACAAAAATATTTACAAAATGCTAAATGGATATGCTCCTACGGGTATTGATGGAAAGTCTATTGCACTACATCATGCTTTACAAAGTGATAAAGCAGCTTTAATTGAAGTTACAAGAACCATGCATGAACAATCGAGTAGAATACTTCATATTAATCCAAATAGTATTGGCTCAGGAATTAATAGAGCCGCTTTTGACATATATCGAAGTACATATTGGCACATTAGAGCCTTAGAACTAATCAGAACACAAAATTTAAGTCACATTAAAATAAAATAG
- a CDS encoding type II toxin-antitoxin system death-on-curing family toxin, with the protein MGAATSFAGAQAGKIIGPALAKLGNTIGGWFKNSFQAYAKESINTIIINGKPITTTIDVGIKATKQYVARALGNSVGNTIKGEFNATSFADEIIAINKTTEGGGRLLSTTPLSVINSAIYYETAAEQGSSIFRSIIKNHMFYDGNKRTAVAAFQSFAKQHGLTTVSQQQMMNVANQVATGHVTEILQISKLLLK; encoded by the coding sequence GTGGGTGCAGCCACTTCTTTTGCAGGAGCTCAGGCAGGAAAAATAATTGGTCCAGCTTTAGCAAAGTTAGGAAATACTATTGGAGGTTGGTTTAAAAATAGTTTTCAAGCGTATGCCAAAGAATCTATTAATACCATTATCATCAATGGTAAACCTATAACCACCACCATTGATGTAGGGATTAAGGCTACTAAGCAGTATGTGGCAAGAGCATTGGGGAACTCGGTAGGGAATACGATTAAGGGGGAATTCAATGCTACATCTTTTGCAGATGAGATAATTGCGATAAATAAAACTACAGAAGGGGGAGGTAGGTTATTAAGTACCACTCCTTTATCAGTAATAAATTCTGCAATATATTATGAAACTGCTGCAGAGCAAGGAAGTTCAATTTTTAGGTCTATTATTAAAAACCATATGTTTTATGATGGGAATAAAAGAACTGCTGTCGCAGCTTTTCAATCATTTGCTAAGCAGCATGGATTAACAACCGTCAGCCAACAGCAAATGATGAATGTTGCAAATCAAGTTGCAACTGGACATGTCACTGAAATATTACAAATTTCAAAACTATTACTAAAATAA